The DNA window gaatctcaaatataaaatatataatgatttaacatgtttttggttgctacattattccatgtgtgttatttcatatttgttatgtcttcactattattctacaatgtagaaaatagtaaaaataatgaaaaacccttgaatgagtaggtgtgtccaaacttactAGTACTACTAGTACTGTATATTAGTAGTACTAGTACTTTATATTGAAATGCATTTCTACATCTTGCAAAAAAAATTATACCCCTAAATGTTATATATAAACTTTATGAATATACTGTACGTacattgccttcggaaagtattcagaccccttgactttttcaacattttgttacgttacagccttattctaaaattgattaaataaaaaaaatactccgcaatctacacagaatactccataatgacaaagcgaaaacaggttgttaaacattttttgcaaatgtattaaaaataaaaactgcttatttacgtaagtatttagaccctttgctatgagactcgaagttgagctccggtgcatcctgtttccattgatcatcgtgattggagaccacctgtggtaaattcaattgattggacatgatttggaaaggcacacacctgtctatataaggtgccactgttgacagtgtatgtcagagcaaaaaccaagaaatgaggtccaaggaattgtgagtagagctccgagacaggattgtgtcgaggcacagatctggggaagggtaccataacatttctgcagtattgaaggtccccaagaacacagtggcctccatcattcttaaatggaagaagtttggaaccaccaagactcttcctagagctggccgcccggccaaactgagcaattgggtaagaagggctttggtcagggaggtgaccaagaatccagaaggacaaccatctctgcagcactccaccaatcaggcctttatggtagagtggccagaacgaatccactcttcagtaaaaggcacatgacaacccgctttcagtttgccaaaaggcatctaaagactctcagaccatgagaaacaagattctctggtctgatgaaaccaagattgaactctttggcctgaatgccaagtgtcacgtctggaggaaacctggcaccatccctacggtgaagcatggtggtgacagcatcatgctgtggggatgtttttcagcggcagggactacaggatcgagggaaagatgaacggagcaaagtacagagatccttgatgaaaacctgctccagagcgctcaggccctcagactggggtgcttcaacaaagtactgagtaaagggtctgaatacttatgtaaatgtaatattttcattgtgttttatttttataaatttggtAATGTTTTTTCTTTCATTGTGGGGTATTTTGTGTTGATTGATTAGGGGGGGaaatgaatccattttagaataaggctgagacgtaacaagatgtggaaaaagtcaaggggtctgaatactttcagacgGCACTGTATGTCTATGATAACCCCTCATACGATTCCCTGCATTCCAGCTACCATGTGAGAGGTCTGCTGAGCCCTTTGAGAAGGGACTGGTGAGGTTACTGGCCCAGAGAGACCAGTATGAACCCAGGGACCTGGAGAGGACGCTACAGTGAGTCTCCCTCTTTTACTCCGTTTGTTGCAGCACACAGAATGATGCGACATCTCAAGGGTTTTCATATTGTCAGTCAAATAAATCGATTTCTTGAAGTTCACACTTTCTTGTTGTTATACACTCCAGCTGTTCTTTTTTCCCCTCGATATTCAAGATCTATTTATCTTCTATGACTTGCTTCTGTGGCATAAAATAACATTGCTGTATGAGATGGCTAAAACGGTCTACTAGTCCAAACCTCTACTTTAGCTGTGTTTTATTCACAAACCTCAACGTATCATATTGtggagagtagagtagactacCCTCTAGTTACTGTCACCAACACTGCCATAAGCTCCAGTGTTGTCAGTTATGGTGAATAACCTCCAGGCTTTACATGTGTCAGAGCCCAGGCTTTGATATCTAGGTCAACTGTGATGTCATTACCATTACTAGCCATTCCTtaaggcagtgtttcccaactccaatTCCCCAGTACTCCCAACAGAACAAATGTTTGTTGTAGCCCGGGACAAACAGCTCATTCAACTCAAttagggcttgatgattagttgacaagttgaatccgGTGTGCTTGCCCAGAGCTACAGTAAAAATGAGTACTGTTGGGGGtcttgaggactggagttgggaaacactgtctgAAGGCATTGACACGCCCGAGAGTACTTATTAACACCTTTGAACAGAGTTCCGGACATAATTTGTAGAAACAGGCAAAAATGTCGTCAGTCAGACGCCCACCTGCGGGCGGGTGGTCAGTCCCTAAAACCATGAATGGCAGACCGTAACTCTGTGAGACGTGGTTTCTCCATTGCAGATATGGATGGGATCACTTTTTCCCTTCTCTTTTTCACTACCATCCAAGGTCACACCCTCACTTTGTGATCTCTTACAGAGTGCACCTACTGTATCTTGCTATTAGATATTCTAGTATAGAACAGGTGATGGAGGACACATTAAATTATAATTTCCaagtcactttctctctccctctgtgtaatTTCTATCTTTAactccctttcttctctctctccactgtgacAGGGACATGCTTCTGTCAGCCCCAGCAGCCttcaggcagagaggagaggtctgCAGGTTCCTTGTCCCCTGCCTCAGCCTCCAGGAAGGTGAGATATCACCCGCTCCGCTGACGTGTACAGGAATGCATGTCTCCACAAACCATCCACCTGATTGGTTAGGGATGCCTTGGAACACAGACCACAATTGCCCCTCTATCTTGTAGAATCATTTTGTATTTGGATTGATGTGGTCGGTCCATGTGACTAATCGTACCAATAAACAACTTCTCAGTCAActttaactttttattttttttattttatggcCTTTGAAAGTAACGCCCTGAACCCAGTTTCAATATTTCTCCCAGAGGACCGGTAAATCCTCCAGAAATAATACGCACACTGCTTGGTGGACCAGCTTAGAGAAATAAACCCAGCTTCACAGTGAACAGCTCTCAGCATAGCTGCAGGACCAGGAGGCTGTTTCACCACATTAAACCCTGAGCCATTATCAATTGACTAAATTAAATTATTATTTGGGAAAGTTTCCTCAAACCTCTGACCATTCAAGGGAATCCATTGCTCATTGGTTTCACACAGCTGCATTAAATTGACCACAGAAATTCATGAACCAAGAATGTATTTTTGATGTCTAGGCTGCAAATGTAAAGCGTTTAATATTAACACACTTCCGCTGCCTAAAGACCTGCAAAGCTGTAATGTTAGGTAGGCTGGAAGGATCTTGTCGGCCATAATATCTCACCATCTGGTCTCTCCTACCCAGATAATACAGGAACTCTGGGAAAGACCTGCAAGGCAGCCGAGCACTTTAAAGAAGACTGCACAGAGCCATCCAGTCAGgacgaaggtgtgtgtgtgtgcgctgtatGGTGTAGTTTCTATTATCGCTGTCTCATATAAACCATTtactctgcctgtctgtcattCTTTGTGGGGTTGATCTGACAGTGTGTGGAAATGGCTATTTCATACAGACAGATATTGTTGCCTGTCACCCTATGTGATTTAAATCCAGTTGAATTTAATTGATCAATAGTTGATGTTCACTcgtacttctctctctttctcgatcATCATTCTGCTCTCCCTCACCCAGACTTCGAGTCGCACCACCTTGGGCATCAGACGGAGTGCAGCAGGTTAGGCCAGAGGTAAGAGCTCTATCTGTTCAGTCCCAGACATGTGACCTTGTGGCTGATGGGTTGTACTAAGAGGATCCTTTCCTTCTCTTTACAGCATACTGATGACAAAGAGCAGCCGGAGTGAGAGCCAGAGGCCTGCTGTCCACTTAGAGCACAACGGagtggtggaggggaggagaaaagCAGATGTTATGTCCTGTTGTCCAGACCCACATCAGGTCAGTCACACATCTCTCCCTGACCTGGCCACTAGAGAAACTGGTAGAAACAGCAGGACTGTCAATATGCTGCTGTGTAACGCTGACTGGCATCTGTTCTAACAGTAAAAGCATGTCTCTTGTATTTTTGACTTTTTTGTTTGATTAGATCATGATAATTTACATCTGTTTAGCGTGTTAAATGTTCTGCTCTCTCTTCAGAAGGTAGATGAGAAATGGGCTTTCACTCCAGAACTAAAGAGTAGAAGAAGACCTGATGAAGTTAGGAGAAGTGAGGGGGCCAAAGCCTACATCCCCAACGGCATCATCAGACCGCTGTCAACAAACGTGACTAGACAGGGTGTCAGTGAGAGTAAGTAGCCATGTCTGGCAATAGCCTATCCCCACCCCCAATTCAACGGTTTACATTTTAACAACATGCATGTTTGTGATTGGTGGTTTTCTAAGTGCATTCCTCCACCCCTGTAGAGCCAGTCCAGGACAGGTATGGAGACACGTGGTCTGAGAGCTCCAGTAACCCCTCCAGCCCCCAGCATGAGGCCCGTGAGAGTCTGGAGAGTGAGGACCTTGAAGActtggaggaagagagaggtgagtgGCCCCTCTACCCCTGTGGGGCCAGATTAATCCTGGACTAAAGAGCACTTTCAGTGGAGAGTCTCCATTTAGTCCAGGACAAAGCTTTATTTGGGTCTGGAAACCGGCCCATGATGTCTCAGTCTTTAGCCTTAATGTGAAATAGTGCTGTTGAACCTCAAGATGTGTCTAATGatcgcttctctctctcccagacactACTGAGAGTTACTCGGATCACTCTGTCCAGCAGAAGAGGGCGAGTGGTCACAGCAGGGGGAAAATTGTGGCTACTGTACACCCTATGGTCCCTGTCCCCCACAAGGAAGAGCCATCCTACACTGACAGTACCCGAAGTGTACATCCTATACCACTGACGGTCCAGAATGGGCCCACCATGCCAGACGTTATGGTCTTTGTCACTTCACAGCCGGGGGACGTTTCACCAGAAGAGGGGGCACTGACTGGGACCACCCCCATGGTTCCTCAGGTGTCCATCCCAAGCCAAGCTCCCCTGGGAGACCCTGAGAGACAGAggcatgtgtctgtgtctgcaccCCTGAACTCACAGCCAGCCACCCCAGGCTCCAGCAGTCACCCCATACTCCAGTGTTATAGAACCCCCACTAGCCCAGACAGTAGAAGCACTAACCCCCAGCACCAGCCCCCCATGGGTGCAATCAGTGTCATCCCCCCGACCTCCCACATGTCCCCCCTGCAGCAAACGTACATCACCACTGACTCAGCCTCCACTGCCACCCTACCCCGAGCAGCCTCTCTCCCTGACCCTAACACCAGGCCTCAAGCCCTGGCTGTACCCACCAGCTTACCCACTCCTAACTACGTGACACCCTCCTCAGGGGCATCTGTGACCCCAGCTGCCATCAGTCAGGTTCAGGCCACTCTGCTCCCAGCCGTCCCCACTCACACCCCCGGCCCCGTGTCCAGCCAAGCCCTGACCCTCACCCACAGCACGGCCCAGGGAGACGGCACCGCTTCTTGCAGCAGCTCGGGGGTGGCAGCAGGGCAGGCCCAGCAAAAGCTGCAACCCCAGCAGCAGGCCCAACCTCTCCAGCAACAGCAGATGAGCTGCAACACCTGCGGTTGCCGTGGCAGCTGTGGTAGTAGCCACTCCCCCAACCCCAACTTCTACTTCCCTCCCCAGCTGGGGCGCCAGGTCTTCAGCGCcgcccacctccctctcttccacctcccGTCCATGTGCAGCGCTGGATACCCCAGCCACCGCAGTCAGGTCCAACACCAGAGCAACGGCACCACACAGCTACCCttctatccccctcctcctcacacAGCCACGCCAACGCAATACGTCAGTGGACCCCTGCTCCACACCTCCCACTCAGACCACATGCTGGCCACCCAGGCTGGATACAACCTGCAGCAGATGGCAGCTGCTTCCTTCAACCCTTTCTACACACCCATGTTCTCCTCGGTGGGACTGGGCACGGGCATGAAGAAGAGCAGTGCCAACGTCTCCTGCTATAACTGTGGGCTCAGCGGGCACTATGCCCAGGACTGCAAGCAGCCCTCAATGGACGCCGGGCAGCAAGGTAATACTGGCCAGGCTAGTGGCAGAGAGAGGAGGTGAAGTCTCTCATAGTGATAGAGCAGAGAAAAGAAGGATTCCTCTTTTGTTTCAGCAAAATAAAATGTTGTATAGGAAGGCAGAGCttttttttgtaactttttttccCACCGTGTTTTGCACTATCCACCATTTTTATGTCTGACGCTCTCTGTAGCAAATCCTGGATTGTCTGAACGCGCTAAAGAGCTCTATTAAACACCCAACCAAGTGTTAAATCATCTTTTGATGGGACACTGAATCTGGAAGGCTAGCATAGACTATGGACATCACATTTCTTTAGGTTACTTGTTGGCTAGTTTGGCACGCGACACTGAcgcactcctgtgtgtgtgtgtgtgtgtgtgtgtgtgtgtgtgtttcaggtggCTTTCGGCTGAAGTACGCAGCCCCCCACTCCTCTGAAGCAGACAAAACTGACtgacatgacagagagaggacCAAGAGAATGCTTTGTTTATCTCACTACAGTAAAGATTCCAGAAATCCAAAGGGTTGAGTTTTTCAACAATTTGTAATACCTTCCAAATGTCCTTTAGGGGTTTGAGAACCCGTGCAAATATCCTGACTAGTTTCTCAGTAAAGAATGGAATCCGATataattctcagacttttcagaGGGTGGTATTTTGCACTGAAGACCGGCACGAGACAAGCTCACATTTACAGACTAGTCTCTTACTTTAAAGAAAGAAAACCACATATTTAAATGGTGTGGTGGTAACTTGCATTCGATAAGGATTGATagatttggagagaaaaaaaattacaTTCTAATTTTAATGTAGGTCTTTTTAGAACATTTCAATTCTTCCAGAATCTGCCTTTGGTTCAAGTCGTTATATGTTAGGCTAAGTAGCCTATATCAACTAAAGCATGTCATGACTTCAAGTCTCTGTTCTCCCTGTCAGTTCTTTCATATGCTAGCACTTGTAATGGGAGGGAAGGTAGTGAGTAGGACAATGCCTTAGTGCCTCACAGAGAAAAGATGGAGAGGGTTATATTATCGCATAGGTGTTCaaaaaaaaatacagttaaaAAGCAGCTAGTAGTTTAACCTACCAGCTCATTAAATTTCTTTTTTATCTATTTGAAATAACAAAATATGTGATTTATAAAAATGGGTGGGGGGGTGAATATTCAAAAACTTCACatgctcttttatttttttggATTGTCATAAAGTGGAGGAAAGATGTATGGTTTATGAGATAAAAATATTTATGTAATTTGTTTTTTGACAGAATATTCTGAATGTACCATAAATACCctgtatttcatttgttttacatGCCAACGGTATTCCATTTAAGGAAAATCTTTGTGCGAAAAGGAATGTTTTATTGTCATTTGTTGCCACTTGATTTAATGTGAAGCATGTATTAAGTTAATCATGTCTGTCATTCATGATGTTAAAGGGATACTACAGGATTTTGGCAATCTACTTCCTCAGAGTCAGATTcatttgtggataccattttttatgtctctgcgtgcagtttgaaggaagctgctaactagcgctagtgcaattgctaactagcattagagcaatgactagaagtctacggtatctgctagcatgctagacTTCCaatcattgcgctaatgctagttagcattggctcatgaAACCACCTCTTAACATAACAGTGGTATCCAGGAGTTCAtctgactggggaagtagataaagagcctcattgccaaaatcctgaagtaacGTTATAACCCTTTAATGCTGCTGTTTTGTTTGTAACTGTCTCCTGGGGGCAAAATTGCACTAATCCTTGCAGGTCTGTGCGTGTGTATATCTATGTTTGGTTCTTTGTGGGTCATGTCCCAAATGCTCTCAGGCAATGAGAGGACTCTTGTGGTTAATGTATCCCCTAAGCCTCTCCTCTAGGAGGTGGTTTTCTGAGACCCAAATCAACCCCCCCATCCCTACCCCCTAGGCACTTGGGTCGATCCAAAGTCAACCCCTAGTCACTTGAGTAGATCTGAAAGAATTGGATAGATGTAATCAATGGTAAAATCTTCACTTGAGCTTGCCTTCTGATAAGATTGCTGGAATTCTTGCCAAATTGCTTTCATCTATACAATCCTTTCTGATCTGCACAAGTGCAAAGGTTAGGGGCTAGTGGTCGATCTTTGGATTGGGCTACAGAATCACTGTCCCTTATCCTACCGCCATGCATGTACTGTACCTGTTGAAGATGTTGAACGTTTGGCTCCTGCCCGTTTGTGTAGGCTTGTGTCAAGCTCTTTGTTGCCAGAACTTTATGTGCCCTATTCCTCCTTTCTCATGCAGCAATGAGATTGTATTATGCATGTAGGTGTAAATTTGTGCACATCTGTAAGAGGCTAACTACACACACTTACTGTACTCAAATGAGAACTTCTGTATTAGAAAAAAGGTAAAACACTCACTGTTGTTAAAGACAATCGCCTGTTTGTGGGATTGAAACCCACCTTTCTCTTTCACTGTCTGCTGTTGAGGTggattgtttagtgttttccagcataccaacacacagGCACGCAATGTGTAAGCTATCTGAAATTGACACGCAGGTAAAGTGGAACGTTTTATAAAGTGGAACGTATCTGTAAGCAGCTTTTCAGAATCCGTTTTTTAAAGTTTTAAACGTTTTGTATTGGATTTAAGAGGCCTAGTTGACTTTATTTTGATTAATATCTTTATTTTGATGTTTCAAATTAAAATtgaaagagaaaaaaacatgaacTATCAAGCCTGTTTGATGTATTTGTTGAACTTTTATGAGTGCTGTAGGTTGAGGTTGTGTTACCTCTGGTGCAATTCATCTATGGATTAAATGTTAATGTAGCAACTGAAATGTGTAATTATACAATAGTTCTTCCTTCCTGTGCAAAATTAAGCAAACATACTCTTTTTTTCAGGGAAGTTGGTAGCAATCAATGAAAAAAAACAACCAACACAGGTTTATATTTTAATATGGAGATCCCCATGCTATATCAGAATGCGAACTGCATTCTAAATGGTTTATTCTtccataatttaaaaaaatataaaatagacattgaatatctaAGGTCTTCTCCGTTATTTCCATTGAACAATGTTTTCACCATTATTAAAGTTGGAATACGTAGCAGGgaaactgccacgtccgtttGCGATATAATTACAACAACAACGTTTTTTCAAACAACGAACACAGTTTTTTCTCCCCCTCTGGCGTCATTGCCTGTGCGACAGAACAGCAGAGTATGTATTaggaaaaacaataacaaatgcaCCTGGGGCGACGAGTGTCACTGTTTCACCTTTAAATGACTATTTACTATTGTACAATATTGTACTATTATTGTTTTTCACTGTTCAGGGTCAGATCAATTCCTAACTGTACATTCACCGGCCAGAAGGTGGCAGTGTATGTCAAGTGTAGTTCTCAATGTTGTACGTGAAAAAAACCTGTGGTTGAGAAGACTTTCATACAGGAAGTGTTTGGGGTATTGAGTCCAGGTTGAAAAAAGTAGAATACTACTGTTCTCTGTGGATGATCAGACAGAGTTGTCTtagaataagtaaaaaaatatacttttacattttttttttttacaaaggtTGACTGTATTTCAACACTGCATAGAATTACAGTATATAAAATAGTCAATGTCTAGAGGAAGAAATCTGGTTTAATCTCGGGAACACAGTCCGGTAACACTTTACTTCACACCCAGCGTCAACACATTATGACACAtacataaccatgtcataacagctgacacaacttgtcataacactgtcatgactgatgtttacacctgttgtgacatattgcgttattttatggctggttatgacaccatAGTTGTCAAAACTCACATTTatttaaatgtgttttttccctgccaagaagtttcctttcattTTAAAGTTTGTTAAGTCCTATGTTGTTCTAATGAATTCTttagtcatgttttttttcttcatattttaaataacttgcagAAAGTACACtctgacactgtcatgaagcattatgaccatcctgtactactttacttggactaagaaaatgcaCTTTGACactcaagaagcattatgacgtTCATAATAATATAAGCCAGATTAGCATttcacgtacatgcccttatgtcagacatcagtcaaaaagagggtgtcttgtcctgctcc is part of the Salmo trutta chromosome 31, fSalTru1.1, whole genome shotgun sequence genome and encodes:
- the LOC115169703 gene encoding zinc finger CCHC domain-containing protein 2 isoform X3, translated to MLKIKLPMRTAEEEYHTVEDEQENTDYNSLTIDSISYRGVSHRFKDSTRESCRLSQIDKETVFEWFGLHLNPAKRIEFMYGILHMCQPLELRFFGSCLEDLARKDFHVFRDFEIRANSQTDLGLLMDVADPVVRSKLLVCLSLLRSENRECAGTLYRALNHMDPALYLNTYHGVPVSPRGSAQNVPDQHSPRDGGMKSGRLEHPSGPPPEAESGSLEHLALLFTMASLHPAFSFHQRDTARHQLDNVERAIEERRYCHNRPSVQQKQHTLRKEDLGLRSTDMGQSACCIPNQLLNRTLSQREVHIDKIELKKIFWNRGNREYSIEVQWSDSTWSTVTKTHHELYDFLSKLPCERSAEPFEKGLVRLLAQRDQYEPRDLERTLQDMLLSAPAAFRQRGEVCRFLVPCLSLQEDNTGTLGKTCKAAEHFKEDCTEPSSQDEDFESHHLGHQTECSRLGQSILMTKSSRSESQRPAVHLEHNGVVEGRRKADVMSCCPDPHQKVDEKWAFTPELKSRRRPDEVRRSEGAKAYIPNGIIRPLSTNVTRQGVSEKPVQDRYGDTWSESSSNPSSPQHEARESLESEDLEDLEEERDTTESYSDHSVQQKRASGHSRGKIVATVHPMVPVPHKEEPSYTDSTRSVHPIPLTVQNGPTMPDVMVFVTSQPGDVSPEEGALTGTTPMVPQVSIPSQAPLGDPERQRHVSVSAPLNSQPATPGSSSHPILQCYRTPTSPDSRSTNPQHQPPMGAISVIPPTSHMSPLQQTYITTDSASTATLPRAASLPDPNTRPQALAVPTSLPTPNYVTPSSGASVTPAAISQVQATLLPAVPTHTPGPVSSQALTLTHSTAQGDGTASCSSSGVAAGQAQQKLQPQQQAQPLQQQQMSCNTCGCRGSCGSSHSPNPNFYFPPQLGRQVFSAAHLPLFHLPSMCSAGYPSHRSQVQHQSNGTTQLPFYPPPPHTATPTQYVSGPLLHTSHSDHMLATQAGYNLQQMAAASFNPFYTPMFSSVGLGTGMKKSSANVSCYNCGLSGHYAQDCKQPSMDAGQQGGFRLKYAAPHSSEADKTD
- the LOC115169703 gene encoding zinc finger CCHC domain-containing protein 2 isoform X1, encoding MLKIKLPMRTAEEEYHTVEDEQENTDYNSLTIDSISYRGVSHRFKDSTRESCRLSQIDKETVFEWFGLHLNPAKRIEFMYGILHMCQPLELRFFGSCLEDLARKDFHVFRDFEIRANSQTDLGLLMDVADPVVRSKLLVCLSLLRSENRECAGTLYRALNHMDPALYLNTYHGVPVSPRGSAQNVPDQHSPRDGGMKSGRLEHPSGPPPEAESGSLEHLALLFTMASLHPAFSFHQRDTARHQLDNVERAIEERRYCHNRPSVQQKQHTLRKEDLGLRSTDMGQSACCIPNQLLNRTLSQREAVHIDKIELKKIFWNRGNREYSIEVQWSDSTWSTVTKTHHELYDFLSKLPCERSAEPFEKGLVRLLAQRDQYEPRDLERTLQDMLLSAPAAFRQRGEVCRFLVPCLSLQEDNTGTLGKTCKAAEHFKEDCTEPSSQDEDFESHHLGHQTECSRLGQSILMTKSSRSESQRPAVHLEHNGVVEGRRKADVMSCCPDPHQKVDEKWAFTPELKSRRRPDEVRRSEGAKAYIPNGIIRPLSTNVTRQGVSEKPVQDRYGDTWSESSSNPSSPQHEARESLESEDLEDLEEERDTTESYSDHSVQQKRASGHSRGKIVATVHPMVPVPHKEEPSYTDSTRSVHPIPLTVQNGPTMPDVMVFVTSQPGDVSPEEGALTGTTPMVPQVSIPSQAPLGDPERQRHVSVSAPLNSQPATPGSSSHPILQCYRTPTSPDSRSTNPQHQPPMGAISVIPPTSHMSPLQQTYITTDSASTATLPRAASLPDPNTRPQALAVPTSLPTPNYVTPSSGASVTPAAISQVQATLLPAVPTHTPGPVSSQALTLTHSTAQGDGTASCSSSGVAAGQAQQKLQPQQQAQPLQQQQMSCNTCGCRGSCGSSHSPNPNFYFPPQLGRQVFSAAHLPLFHLPSMCSAGYPSHRSQVQHQSNGTTQLPFYPPPPHTATPTQYVSGPLLHTSHSDHMLATQAGYNLQQMAAASFNPFYTPMFSSVGLGTGMKKSSANVSCYNCGLSGHYAQDCKQPSMDAGQQGGFRLKYAAPHSSEADKTD
- the LOC115169703 gene encoding zinc finger CCHC domain-containing protein 2 isoform X2, with the translated sequence MLKIKLPMRTAEEEYHTVEDEQENTDYNSLTIDSISYRGVSHRFKDSTRESCRLSQIDKETVFEWFGLHLNPAKRIEFMYGILHMCQPLELRFFGSCLEDLARKDFHVFRDFEIRANSQTDLGLLMDVADPVVRSKLLVCLSLLRSENRECAGTLYRALNHMDPALYLNTYHGVPVSPRGSAQNVPDQHSPRDGGMKSGRLEHPSGPPPEAESGSLEHLALLFTMASLHPAFSFHQRDTARHQLDNVERAIEERRYCHNRPSVQKQHTLRKEDLGLRSTDMGQSACCIPNQLLNRTLSQREAVHIDKIELKKIFWNRGNREYSIEVQWSDSTWSTVTKTHHELYDFLSKLPCERSAEPFEKGLVRLLAQRDQYEPRDLERTLQDMLLSAPAAFRQRGEVCRFLVPCLSLQEDNTGTLGKTCKAAEHFKEDCTEPSSQDEDFESHHLGHQTECSRLGQSILMTKSSRSESQRPAVHLEHNGVVEGRRKADVMSCCPDPHQKVDEKWAFTPELKSRRRPDEVRRSEGAKAYIPNGIIRPLSTNVTRQGVSEKPVQDRYGDTWSESSSNPSSPQHEARESLESEDLEDLEEERDTTESYSDHSVQQKRASGHSRGKIVATVHPMVPVPHKEEPSYTDSTRSVHPIPLTVQNGPTMPDVMVFVTSQPGDVSPEEGALTGTTPMVPQVSIPSQAPLGDPERQRHVSVSAPLNSQPATPGSSSHPILQCYRTPTSPDSRSTNPQHQPPMGAISVIPPTSHMSPLQQTYITTDSASTATLPRAASLPDPNTRPQALAVPTSLPTPNYVTPSSGASVTPAAISQVQATLLPAVPTHTPGPVSSQALTLTHSTAQGDGTASCSSSGVAAGQAQQKLQPQQQAQPLQQQQMSCNTCGCRGSCGSSHSPNPNFYFPPQLGRQVFSAAHLPLFHLPSMCSAGYPSHRSQVQHQSNGTTQLPFYPPPPHTATPTQYVSGPLLHTSHSDHMLATQAGYNLQQMAAASFNPFYTPMFSSVGLGTGMKKSSANVSCYNCGLSGHYAQDCKQPSMDAGQQGGFRLKYAAPHSSEADKTD